From the genome of Tepidamorphus gemmatus, one region includes:
- a CDS encoding ATP12 family chaperone protein, with product MSNDNPISKAQALSRPALPKRFYTVVATEQRADGIAVLLDGRPLRTPGRRPLTVAIPALAEAIAAEWRAQGETIDPAAMPVTRIVNTALDGVADRADAVRADIARFAETDLICYRAGDPEGLVELQRRHWDPLCAWARDELGLGFVLAEGVMHVAQPPASLARAADLLLAFDPLGLAALHVLTTLTGSLVIALAVTRGRLTPDQGWTAAHVDEDWQISHWGEDAEARRRREMNRREFDAAVLVAMAAGAGGKPV from the coding sequence GTGAGCAACGATAACCCGATCTCGAAGGCTCAGGCGCTGTCGCGACCGGCGCTGCCGAAGCGCTTCTATACCGTTGTCGCCACCGAGCAGCGGGCGGATGGCATCGCCGTTCTGCTCGATGGCCGGCCCCTGCGCACGCCCGGACGACGGCCTCTGACCGTGGCAATCCCGGCTCTTGCCGAAGCGATCGCCGCGGAGTGGCGCGCGCAGGGCGAGACCATAGATCCGGCGGCGATGCCGGTGACACGGATCGTCAACACCGCGCTGGACGGCGTGGCGGATCGGGCCGACGCGGTCCGGGCGGATATCGCGCGGTTCGCCGAAACCGACCTGATCTGCTATCGGGCCGGCGATCCGGAGGGGCTGGTCGAGTTGCAGCGGCGCCACTGGGACCCGCTCTGCGCCTGGGCACGCGACGAACTCGGGCTGGGTTTCGTTCTCGCCGAGGGAGTGATGCATGTGGCACAGCCCCCCGCCTCGCTGGCACGCGCTGCCGACCTGCTGCTGGCGTTCGATCCACTTGGCCTTGCTGCGCTGCACGTGCTGACGACGCTGACCGGGTCGCTGGTCATCGCGCTGGCTGTCACGCGTGGCCGGCTGACGCCGGATCAGGGCTGGACAGCCGCGCATGTGGACGAGGACTGGCAGATCAGCCATTGGGGCGAGGATGCCGAGGCACGCAGGCGGCGTGAGATGAATCGCCGGGAGTTCGACGCGGCGGTGCTCGTCGCGATGGCGGCTGGTGCAGGGGGCAAGCCGGTCTGA
- a CDS encoding DMT family transporter, which yields MTHTAAIASRDRLDILATSVLLLLCLTWGLNYALTKFVNLGLQPVFHTGLRSALAGAAILAWCAMRKVRLFERDGSLVPGIVAGTLFGVEFALIALGLDYTSASRSVVFVYTMPFVVAIGAHFLVPGERITPVSLGGLFLAFLGVLAVFSDKLSLPGPNAYFGDFLSILAAVLWGAVTILIKTTSLRRISAEKVLLYQLGVSAVVLLAIAPLFGPILRDVSAVVIGAFAFQVVVVATVTFLIWFWMIQVYPANRLTAFTFLTPVFGVLFGGLLLGEAIGWRLVAGLALVTFGIYLVNRPPRVSADAIGPDGRPS from the coding sequence GTGACCCATACAGCGGCAATCGCATCACGCGACAGGCTGGATATCCTCGCGACTTCCGTGCTGTTGCTCTTGTGCCTGACCTGGGGGCTGAACTACGCCCTGACGAAGTTCGTCAATCTCGGCCTGCAGCCTGTCTTCCATACCGGGTTGCGGTCTGCGCTTGCCGGTGCGGCGATCCTGGCATGGTGCGCGATGCGCAAGGTGCGGCTGTTCGAGCGCGATGGCAGCCTGGTGCCGGGGATCGTCGCCGGAACGTTGTTCGGCGTCGAGTTCGCGCTGATCGCGCTGGGACTCGACTACACCAGCGCCTCCCGCAGCGTGGTCTTCGTCTACACGATGCCCTTCGTGGTCGCGATCGGCGCGCATTTTCTGGTGCCCGGCGAGCGCATCACACCGGTCAGTCTCGGTGGCCTCTTCCTCGCCTTTCTCGGTGTGCTGGCGGTGTTCTCCGACAAGCTCAGCCTGCCTGGGCCAAACGCCTATTTCGGCGATTTCCTCTCGATTCTCGCAGCCGTCCTGTGGGGGGCGGTGACGATCCTCATCAAGACGACGTCGCTGCGGCGGATCTCCGCGGAGAAGGTGCTGCTCTATCAGCTGGGTGTCTCGGCCGTCGTCCTGCTGGCGATCGCGCCGCTGTTCGGGCCGATCCTGCGCGACGTCTCGGCGGTGGTGATCGGCGCCTTTGCGTTCCAGGTGGTGGTGGTTGCGACCGTCACCTTCCTGATATGGTTCTGGATGATCCAGGTCTATCCGGCCAACCGGCTGACGGCGTTCACCTTCCTGACCCCGGTGTTCGGCGTCCTGTTCGGCGGCCTGCTGCTCGGCGAGGCGATCGGCTGGCGCCTGGTGGCCGGACTCGCGCTGGTGACTTTCGGCATTTATCTCGTGAACCGGCCGCCGCGTGTGTCGGCCGATGCGATCGGACCTGACGGAAGACCATCGTGA
- a CDS encoding Na/Pi symporter: MFLLGMKLITDGLRASAGSRLRDILAVWTRTRLRGLAAGLGMTALVQSSTAVAVATIGFVNAGLLTLMEAVWIVFGSNVGTTTTAWIVAVIGLKLKLEATAAGTIAVAALDDLIRRIDANRCMVSRIAKAALRMAQAEASMPNAVTGSAGPSSAETT, translated from the coding sequence CTGTTCCTGCTGGGCATGAAGCTGATCACTGACGGCCTCCGGGCCTCCGCCGGCAGCCGGTTGCGCGACATTCTGGCCGTGTGGACGCGTACCAGGCTGCGTGGGTTGGCGGCCGGCCTCGGGATGACGGCGCTCGTGCAATCCTCCACCGCCGTCGCCGTTGCCACCATTGGCTTCGTCAACGCAGGGCTGCTGACGTTGATGGAGGCCGTATGGATCGTCTTCGGCAGCAATGTGGGCACGACGACGACAGCGTGGATCGTCGCGGTCATCGGTCTGAAGCTGAAGCTCGAGGCGACTGCGGCCGGAACGATCGCCGTCGCGGCGCTGGACGACCTGATCCGCCGCATCGACGCCAACCGATGCATGGTCAGCAGGATTGCCAAGGCGGCCCTCCGCATGGCACAGGCGGAGGCATCGATGCCGAACGCGGTCACCGGGTCCGCGGGGCCGAGTTCTGCGGAGACGACGTGA
- a CDS encoding RluA family pseudouridine synthase: MTGVRQLQVATGEDGMRLDRWFRQHFPHVTQGYLQKLLRTGQVRVDGARAKANDRLATGQTVRVPPLPAADAQTSKPRPRISAADQAWLASLVLYEDDDLMVLNKPSGLAVQGGTRTTRHIDGLLAGLGEDADSRPRLVHRLDRDTSGVLVVAKRRGVAARMGRMFQTRSVRKIYWAIVHGVPKPPQGKVEAALVKATGPAGDRVRAARPGEQDAAQTAVTYYSVIDRAAQKFAWMSLKPVTGRQHQLRAHMAILGHPIVGDEKYPTDRDLPDSVADKLHLHARRIVFPHPVTGRPVDVTAPLPDHMARSFAALGFEAAGAPEEK, translated from the coding sequence ATGACTGGCGTCCGTCAGCTTCAGGTGGCGACCGGCGAGGACGGCATGCGCCTCGACCGCTGGTTCCGCCAGCACTTTCCGCACGTCACACAGGGTTACCTGCAGAAGCTGCTGCGGACGGGTCAGGTGCGTGTTGACGGCGCGCGGGCCAAGGCGAACGACAGGCTGGCGACCGGGCAGACGGTGCGCGTCCCGCCGCTGCCGGCGGCAGACGCCCAGACGTCGAAGCCCCGGCCGCGCATCTCCGCCGCCGATCAGGCATGGCTCGCCTCGCTCGTGCTTTACGAGGACGATGACCTGATGGTCCTCAACAAGCCGTCCGGTCTGGCGGTTCAGGGCGGCACCAGGACGACCCGGCACATCGACGGTCTGCTCGCGGGCCTCGGCGAGGATGCCGACAGCCGGCCGCGTCTGGTGCATCGGCTCGACCGCGACACCTCCGGCGTGCTCGTGGTCGCCAAGCGGCGGGGGGTGGCGGCGAGAATGGGGCGGATGTTCCAGACCCGTTCGGTACGCAAGATCTACTGGGCGATCGTTCATGGTGTGCCGAAGCCGCCGCAGGGCAAGGTCGAGGCCGCGCTGGTGAAGGCGACCGGGCCGGCTGGTGACCGAGTCCGGGCAGCACGGCCGGGCGAACAGGATGCGGCGCAGACGGCCGTCACCTACTACTCCGTCATCGACCGGGCTGCGCAGAAATTCGCCTGGATGTCGCTCAAGCCGGTGACCGGCCGCCAGCACCAGCTCAGGGCGCACATGGCGATCCTCGGTCATCCGATTGTTGGTGATGAGAAGTATCCAACCGACCGAGACCTTCCCGACAGCGTGGCCGACAAGCTGCATCTGCATGCCAGAAGGATCGTGTTCCCGCATCCGGTCACGGGCCGCCCGGTAGATGTCACGGCGCCCCTGCCGGATCACATGGCACGCAGCTTCGCGGCGCTCGGATTCGAGGCGGCCGGGGCGCCGGAAGAGAAGTAG
- a CDS encoding DUF190 domain-containing protein, whose amino-acid sequence MELSEQSVLLKIYIGEDDRADGHPLYEAIVLKAREHGLAGATVLRGPMGFGRSSRLHTAKILRLSEDLPVIIEIVDVATKIESFIEKVTQMTQSCLITVENVRVIRYGHRRPA is encoded by the coding sequence ATGGAGCTGTCGGAACAATCGGTCCTTCTCAAGATCTATATCGGCGAGGATGACCGGGCAGACGGCCATCCGCTCTATGAGGCGATCGTCCTGAAAGCCCGCGAGCACGGACTGGCGGGCGCGACCGTGCTGCGCGGGCCGATGGGGTTCGGTCGATCGAGCCGTCTCCATACCGCGAAGATCCTGCGGCTGTCCGAGGATCTGCCGGTCATCATCGAGATCGTCGACGTGGCCACCAAGATCGAGTCCTTCATCGAGAAGGTGACGCAGATGACCCAGAGCTGCCTGATCACTGTCGAGAATGTCCGCGTGATCCGCTACGGCCACAGGCGTCCGGCATGA
- a CDS encoding CrcB family protein, whose translation MYLAVGCGAAIGALARYVVTLLFGGGSVFGVVGGTLAVNIVGSFVIGLFATLSGPDGRLLVSPTVRQFVMSGICGGFTTFSLASLDTLLLILAGDAAGAALYLGMTIVLSLGAVWLGHAIAAWVNR comes from the coding sequence ATGTATCTGGCAGTGGGCTGCGGCGCTGCGATCGGAGCCCTCGCACGATACGTCGTGACCCTCCTCTTCGGGGGAGGCTCGGTCTTCGGGGTCGTTGGGGGAACGCTCGCCGTCAACATCGTCGGCTCGTTCGTCATCGGTCTGTTCGCGACGCTGTCCGGACCCGACGGTCGTCTGTTGGTCTCGCCGACCGTGCGGCAGTTCGTGATGTCGGGGATCTGCGGTGGCTTCACCACCTTTTCGCTGGCGAGCCTCGACACGTTGCTGCTTATTCTCGCCGGCGACGCGGCGGGAGCGGCCCTCTATCTGGGCATGACCATAGTGCTGTCGTTGGGCGCCGTCTGGCTCGGTCACGCAATCGCCGCCTGGGTCAACCGCTGA
- a CDS encoding CrcB family protein, which produces MFDPVHLLLIVTGGFVGGMLRFGVSGLVGRVVGERFPWGTLVVNLTGCTTMGTLTALASDRGGTFDANWFRELVLIGVVGSFTTVSSFSLQTLALARAGESLKAVLNVVLSAGGCVVAIIVGNVAATWLLG; this is translated from the coding sequence GTGTTCGATCCGGTCCATCTGTTGCTGATCGTCACCGGCGGATTCGTCGGAGGAATGCTGCGGTTCGGCGTGTCTGGCCTGGTGGGACGGGTCGTCGGCGAGCGGTTTCCCTGGGGCACCTTGGTAGTGAACCTGACCGGATGCACCACCATGGGCACCCTCACCGCGCTGGCCTCCGATCGTGGCGGTACCTTCGACGCAAACTGGTTCAGGGAGCTGGTGCTGATCGGCGTCGTCGGCAGCTTCACGACCGTGTCGTCGTTCAGTCTGCAGACGCTGGCGCTTGCCCGTGCGGGAGAGTCCCTGAAGGCGGTGCTCAACGTCGTCCTGTCGGCCGGGGGGTGCGTCGTGGCCATTATCGTCGGCAACGTCGCAGCCACCTGGCTGTTGGGGTGA
- a CDS encoding GNAT family N-acetyltransferase → MPATMTPLPSRSADASGFRIEVAGSPEDIESTWREFERHAVGHVFQTFVWMQSWCRTVGAAYGIVPRILTGRDAAGRTSFILPMGIRKAFGARVAGWLGGKQADYHGGLFERHTLERLANDPAAFSTFLAGILAALGEIDLLHLVRQPAVLEGVANPFLALPSWLNANSAHATVLEPDWETFYRARRPSGWRRTDRKKEQALAARGPVAFVVADSTESTDRLLTTLMEQKRQGLAQLGVPDMFAPEATAAFYRDLARSSCAAGPVELSALTAGGDIAAVSYGLRHRGIYYYVLHSYDIARLADLSPGRQLMYRLMQREFEAGTRVFDFTIGDEGYKDQWCEITTALWDSELAMTAQGAVLARGYRLAEAGKRRIKTDPVLWQKAVAVRRAWLGWRGSRQPRRAA, encoded by the coding sequence ATGCCCGCCACCATGACCCCGTTGCCCTCTAGATCAGCCGACGCGTCGGGATTCCGGATCGAGGTCGCGGGGTCGCCGGAGGACATCGAGTCCACCTGGCGGGAGTTCGAGCGCCATGCAGTGGGACATGTCTTCCAGACATTCGTCTGGATGCAGAGCTGGTGCCGCACGGTCGGCGCGGCGTACGGGATCGTGCCGCGTATCCTGACCGGCCGCGATGCGGCCGGACGGACGTCGTTCATCCTGCCGATGGGCATCCGCAAGGCATTCGGTGCCCGCGTCGCCGGCTGGCTCGGCGGCAAGCAGGCCGACTACCACGGCGGTCTCTTCGAGCGACACACACTGGAAAGACTGGCCAACGACCCGGCGGCGTTCTCCACCTTCCTCGCCGGAATCCTGGCAGCCCTCGGCGAGATCGACCTGCTGCACCTCGTGCGCCAGCCGGCGGTGCTGGAGGGGGTCGCCAACCCGTTTCTCGCGCTGCCGTCCTGGCTCAACGCCAACAGCGCCCATGCGACGGTGCTGGAACCCGACTGGGAGACCTTCTACCGGGCGCGCCGTCCGAGTGGCTGGCGCAGGACCGACCGCAAGAAGGAACAGGCGCTCGCCGCGCGTGGTCCGGTCGCATTCGTCGTCGCCGACAGCACGGAATCGACGGATCGCCTGCTGACCACGCTTATGGAGCAGAAGCGGCAGGGTCTGGCGCAGCTCGGCGTGCCGGACATGTTCGCGCCAGAGGCAACGGCGGCATTCTACCGGGATCTGGCCCGGTCGAGCTGCGCCGCTGGTCCCGTCGAGCTGTCCGCGCTGACCGCCGGCGGCGATATCGCCGCGGTAAGCTACGGGCTCAGGCATCGTGGCATCTACTACTACGTCCTGCACAGCTACGACATTGCGCGACTGGCCGACCTGTCACCCGGACGTCAGCTCATGTATCGCCTGATGCAGCGCGAATTCGAGGCTGGAACCCGCGTGTTCGACTTCACGATCGGTGACGAGGGCTACAAGGACCAGTGGTGCGAGATCACCACAGCGCTTTGGGATTCCGAACTGGCGATGACCGCGCAGGGCGCCGTGCTGGCGCGCGGATACCGCCTTGCCGAGGCCGGCAAGCGGCGCATCAAGACCGATCCCGTTCTCTGGCAGAAAGCCGTCGCCGTGCGCAGGGCCTGGCTCGGCTGGCGTGGCAGCAGGCAGCCGCGGCGAGCCGCCTAG
- a CDS encoding replication-associated recombination protein A, with product MATLFEAAGLDRQVPRPLADRLRPLRLADVVGQDHLVGPDGMLTRMLGSGSLGSLIFWGPPGTGKTTVARLLAGETRHAFEQVSAIFSGVQELKKLFEAARQRRLAGQGTLLFVDEIHRFNRAQQDSFLPVMEDGTVVLVGATTENPSFELNAALLSRAQVLVFRRLDEVAIDRLLERAEAAEGRSLPVDADARRALAAMADGDGRAALTLAEDLFRAARDGETFDTAGLAEVVQRRAPIYDKAQDGHYNLISALHKSVRGSDPDAALYYLARMMAAGESPLYIARRVVRMAFEDIGLADPQALIIANAAKDAYDFLGSPEGELAIAQAVIYLATAPKSNAGYIAYKAAVQSAREHGSLLPPKHILNAPTQLMANEGYGAGYAYDHDAPDAFSGQNYFPEGMERQRFYDPPARGFEREIRKRLDYWARLRTERGGTG from the coding sequence ATGGCCACGCTGTTCGAGGCGGCGGGTCTGGATCGCCAGGTCCCGCGACCGCTCGCCGACCGGCTCCGGCCGTTACGGCTCGCCGATGTGGTGGGGCAGGATCATCTGGTCGGGCCTGATGGCATGCTCACCCGGATGCTCGGTTCCGGCAGCCTCGGCTCACTGATCTTTTGGGGGCCGCCCGGGACCGGCAAGACCACGGTCGCGAGGCTGCTGGCGGGGGAGACGAGACATGCCTTCGAGCAGGTCTCGGCGATCTTCTCCGGTGTCCAGGAGCTGAAGAAGCTGTTCGAGGCGGCCCGGCAGCGGCGTCTGGCGGGGCAGGGAACGCTGCTGTTTGTCGACGAGATCCACCGCTTCAACCGCGCCCAGCAGGACAGCTTCCTGCCGGTCATGGAGGACGGGACGGTGGTGCTGGTCGGGGCGACGACCGAGAATCCGTCCTTCGAGCTCAACGCCGCGCTCCTGTCGCGGGCGCAGGTGCTGGTGTTCCGGCGGCTGGATGAGGTCGCCATCGACCGATTGCTCGAGCGCGCCGAGGCGGCCGAGGGGCGGTCGCTGCCCGTTGACGCGGACGCCCGGCGCGCGCTCGCGGCCATGGCCGACGGCGACGGGCGCGCCGCCTTGACCCTGGCCGAGGATCTGTTCCGGGCAGCCCGCGACGGCGAGACCTTCGACACGGCCGGGCTCGCCGAGGTCGTGCAGCGGCGGGCGCCCATCTACGACAAGGCACAGGACGGCCACTACAACCTGATCTCGGCCCTGCACAAGTCAGTGCGCGGATCCGACCCGGATGCAGCGCTGTACTATCTGGCGCGCATGATGGCGGCGGGGGAAAGTCCGCTCTACATCGCTCGCCGTGTGGTGCGGATGGCGTTCGAGGACATCGGACTAGCCGATCCGCAGGCGCTGATCATCGCCAATGCGGCGAAGGACGCCTACGATTTCCTCGGCTCGCCGGAAGGCGAGCTGGCCATCGCCCAGGCGGTGATCTATCTGGCGACCGCGCCGAAGTCGAATGCAGGCTATATCGCCTACAAGGCTGCGGTCCAGTCAGCGCGCGAACACGGTTCGCTGCTGCCACCCAAGCACATCCTGAACGCGCCGACGCAGCTGATGGCGAATGAAGGCTATGGCGCCGGCTACGCCTATGACCACGATGCGCCGGACGCGTTCTCGGGCCAGAACTACTTTCCCGAGGGCATGGAGCGGCAGCGATTCTACGATCCGCCCGCGCGGGGCTTCGAGCGTGAGATCCGCAAACGTCTCGACTACTGGGCGCGGCTGCGCACCGAACGCGGCGGGACCGGCTAG
- a CDS encoding Do family serine endopeptidase: protein MAMNRTPLVAALVLLALAAGTASAQTRAVPATTEDLTYSYAAVVKRAAPAVVNVYTSRLVRRPNYPPFFDDPFFRRFFGGPGLPQVPGGETSRVQNSLGSGVIVDPVGLVVTNAHVIEGADEIKVALADRREFEAEVVIRDEKTDLAVLRLRAQGPFPALEFDDSDNLEVGDIVLAIGNPFGVGQTVTSGIISALARTQVGVSDYGFFIQTDAAINPGNSGGALVDLRGRVVGINTAIFSRSGGSHGIGFAIPSNMVRLVVASARNGGEVRRPWFGASVQEVTPDIAESLGMDRPVGVLVGKLHPRGPAIAAGLKTGDVITAVDGWEITDPNAFRYRLATRGLGETTQLTVRTRGREKVVGVSLIAAPEDPPRDVRDIGGASPLTGVRVANLSPAVAEELSLDTDADGVVVIAVQRGSPAQRVGFIVGDIIDEINGEGVQSTARLARMTENRRRSWTITIIRDGRRISSTFSG from the coding sequence ATGGCGATGAACCGTACTCCCCTGGTTGCGGCCCTGGTGCTGCTTGCGCTTGCCGCGGGCACGGCCTCCGCGCAGACGCGTGCCGTTCCGGCGACGACGGAAGACCTCACCTATTCCTATGCGGCCGTGGTCAAGCGGGCGGCTCCCGCGGTCGTCAACGTCTACACCAGTCGGCTGGTGCGCCGGCCCAATTACCCGCCGTTCTTCGATGATCCGTTCTTTCGCCGATTCTTCGGCGGCCCAGGTCTGCCGCAAGTGCCGGGCGGGGAAACGAGCCGGGTGCAGAACTCGCTGGGGTCGGGGGTCATCGTCGATCCCGTCGGCCTTGTCGTCACCAATGCCCACGTGATCGAGGGGGCGGACGAAATCAAGGTGGCGCTGGCGGATCGCCGCGAGTTCGAGGCGGAGGTCGTGATCCGCGACGAGAAGACCGATCTCGCGGTCCTGAGGTTACGGGCACAGGGACCCTTTCCCGCCCTCGAATTCGATGATTCCGACAATCTGGAGGTCGGCGACATCGTCCTGGCGATCGGCAATCCCTTCGGCGTTGGGCAGACGGTGACCAGCGGCATCATTTCGGCGCTGGCGCGCACTCAGGTCGGGGTGTCGGACTACGGCTTCTTCATCCAGACCGACGCGGCGATCAACCCCGGCAATTCGGGCGGCGCGCTGGTTGATCTGCGCGGCCGCGTCGTCGGGATCAATACGGCGATCTTCTCGCGCTCCGGCGGCTCGCACGGCATCGGCTTCGCCATTCCGTCCAACATGGTCCGTCTCGTCGTCGCGAGCGCGCGCAACGGCGGCGAGGTGCGCAGGCCCTGGTTCGGCGCCAGCGTCCAGGAGGTCACACCCGACATCGCCGAAAGCCTCGGCATGGACCGGCCGGTCGGCGTACTTGTCGGCAAGCTGCATCCGCGCGGCCCGGCCATTGCCGCCGGCCTGAAGACCGGCGACGTGATCACGGCCGTGGACGGCTGGGAGATCACCGACCCGAACGCCTTCAGATACCGTCTGGCGACGCGCGGACTCGGCGAGACGACGCAATTGACCGTGCGGACACGGGGCCGGGAAAAGGTGGTCGGCGTGTCGCTCATCGCCGCGCCGGAGGATCCGCCCCGCGACGTGCGCGACATCGGTGGCGCCTCGCCGCTGACCGGAGTTCGCGTCGCCAACCTGTCACCGGCCGTGGCGGAGGAGCTGTCGCTCGATACGGATGCCGACGGCGTGGTGGTGATCGCCGTACAGCGGGGTTCGCCGGCGCAGCGCGTAGGCTTCATCGTCGGCGACATCATCGACGAGATCAACGGCGAGGGCGTGCAATCAACCGCCCGGCTGGCGCGGATGACCGAGAATCGCCGGCGTTCCTGGACGATTACCATCATCCGCGATGGGCGCCGCATCTCTTCGACCTTCTCCGGTTGA